Below is a genomic region from Fischerella sp. PCC 9605.
TATTTCGCTTTCAGCATGGTTAGCTGTAGGACAGTCAATGGCGTACAGTCCTCTAGCAAGGGAAGCAAAAGAGAGATTAATATTAGTTCAACAGGAATCTCCTCAAGAAGAAGCACAACCAGAAAAGTCTCCTCAAGAAGAAGCACAACCAGAAAAGTCTCCTCAAGAAGAAGCGCAACCAGAAAAGTCTTCTAAAGAAGAAGCACAACCAGAACAGTCTCCTCAAGAAGAAGCGCAACCAGAAAAGTCTTCTAAAGAAGAAGCACAACCAGAACAGTCTCCTCAAGAAGAAGCGCAACCAGAAGAGGAATTGCCTTTGTCAGAGGCAAAAAAATCTCTAGAAGAGGAAATCAATAAGAAGTATGAAGAATGGGAATCTCAAAGAACAAGCAGCGAAATCTCCCACAGCTTCTCTGCGATCATCACAATTGTTATGACAGTTTTGATTGCAATGTTGGGAATTGGACTACTTACGCTTCCTTACGGAAAGCAAATGATTATAACTTTTGCAATTATCGCAGTTCTCATTCAATTTAATGTGAATATATTTCTGCTCCACAAAAGCCTTGGTGGATACAAAATTTTGGAACAACAGGGCTTAACGATCAAAAGCAAGCTGGTGTCTGTTAGGACAAATGAAGAGTTAAAGGAGATTCGAGAACAGTTTCAAGAATTAACCCTGGAATCTATAAACATTGAGTAGACCAAAGATTTCTGCGATCGCTCTGAAGAAGTGACTTGCTTCAGCTTATTTTGAATGAGTTTAAGCTTTATCTTCCTAGCGGATAAAATAACTCTTTCAAAGTTCTAGTTTCGGAGAGTGACAGAAGAGGACTATTGGGCGCGTGATTATCTGAAAAATAACCAGAAGGTAAAACAGAGCGATCGCTACCTCTGCGACGACATCCTTAATCAAAAATAAAATGCGATCGCTCTATCAAACCCTAACTTCAACTGCCCTTTGTCCAACCACTTCTGGCGCATTTACCTGCAAACTCATGTTGTCGGAGTGAAAACTTAGAAAAGGCTGACCCAAACCTATCTCAGAAAAAGGACTTTCAGCTGGGACTTCTATCTTAGAACCAATTAAACCCAAACGCGCTTCTAATTCAGCAGAGAACAAAAGCACATCAGCATTAATGGTACTGAAACTAGACCCCCTAAACTTCTGCGGCCACGCCAACCAGGGCTGATTATATTTAAATTTACACAGCATTCTGTCACCTTGACGGACAGTAACGCGACGATCGCTTTCCCAACTAAACTCAGCTAATTCCTTTGGTAGTCCCCAGATCTCCCGACCACCAACCACTGAATCAGGATTATCTACATATATATGAGAAACCCAAGCACCAACTTTCCCTTGATAGCTCACCAAGGCAGGCGCAACAATTAACTCGTTATACTCTAATGCCGATCCTGGACTGTAATAGGAGAAATACACACCACCCACTGTTCTACCAGGCCACACAGTTTTAATGTCTAATTCTTTGGGAATCAGGTGGCGTACGCGGTCAACGTCGAGTAAATGCAAGGTCAGGAGAGCGTAGCCTTTCAGTGTCCAAGGTGCTGATGGGTATCCCATTTTTATTACTTGAATATTGATAACACTAATAACTAATTACTGCACGGGCGGAATGCATTGTACGCCTACTAACTATTATTTAACTATCAAATCAAAAAATAACCACCCAAAGGTATACCTTGAGTGGTTATTGTTAATTACTCATTAGCTGGACTTAGCTTTTTGGTTGTTAGCTACTAACTACTAACTACTAACCAATGTAGAGACGTGCCATGGCACGTCTCTACAACCACTAACTACTTACTTAGACTCAGTGAAATCTGCGTCAATTACATCATCACCACTACCAGAGGAGGAAGCGCCATCAGAGGTGCCTGTAGGGCCAGCAGAAGCGCCACCACCAGCTTGTTGATAGATGTTGCTACCAACAGCGAACAGTGCTTGTTGTAGTTCTGGCATCAGCTTCTTGATCTGCTCATCGTCTTCTTTGGAGATAGCATCCCGCAGGTCTTTCACCAAACCTTCGACTTTGCTCTTGTCGGCTGCGTTGACTTTATCACCCAATTCTTGCAACTGTTTCTCGGCTTGGTATGCCAAGGAGTCAGCTTGGTTTTTGCGGTCAATTTTCTCACGACGTGCTTTGTCCTCTGATGCATGAGATTCGGCTTCTTTGACCATCCGCTCAACGTCAGACTTATCGAGAGTTGAAGCACCAGTAATGCTGATGGATTGTTCTTTACCTGTACCTTTGTCTTTAGCAGTGACGTTGAGGATACCGTTAGCGTCAATATCAAACACTACTTCGATTTGGGGTACGCCGCGTGGTGCGGGAGGGATACCATCAAGGCGGAAGGTTCCCAGGCTCTTATTATCGCTTGCCATTTCCCGTTCGCCTTGGAGGACGTGAATTTCTACATTCGTTTGACCATCCACGGCGGTGGAGAAGACTTCTGACTTCTTGGTAGGAATGGTGGTGTTGCGGGGAATAATCTTGGTCATCACGCCACCCAAGGTTTCTACACCCAAGGACAGCGGTGTTACATCTAACAGCAAGATACCCGTGACATCACCAGCAAGCACACCAGCTTGAATTGCTGCACCAACTGCTACCACTTCATCAGGGTTAACGCTTTGGTTTGGTTCTTTAGCCAATATCCGCTTCACTACGTCTTGGACGGCGGGAATACGGGTAGAACCACCGACCAGCACGACTTCATCAATGTCGTTCTTTGTTAACTTAGCATCGCGCAGAGCATTTTCTACAGGAACGCGGCAGCGATCGATTAAATCTGAGCAGAGTTCTTCAAATTTAGCGCGTGTCAGCGTCATGTCCAGGTGCTTGGGCCCGTCCTGGGTAGCGGTGATAAATGGCAGGTTGATTTCTGCTTGGGTGACGCTAGAAAGTTCAATCTTGGCTTTTTCTGCGGCTTCAGTCAGACGCTGTAAAGCTTGTCTGTCTTTACGCAAATCAATACCTTCGTCTTTCTTAAATGCTTCCGCTAAATAGTCAACGATTTTCTTATCGAAGTCGTCACCACCAAGGTGGGTATCACCAGAGGTAGCTAAAACTTCAAATACACCTTCACCGACTTCGAGGATGGATACGTCGAAAGTACCACCACCAAGGTCAAATACTAGAATGGTTTCGTTGCTCTTTTTGTCAAAGCCGTATGCTAGAGAAGCGGCGGTAGGTTCGTTGATAATCCGCAGCACTTCAATCCCAGCAATTTTACCAGCGTCTTTGGTAGCTTGGCGCTGGGAGTCGTTGAAGTAAGCAGGAACGGTGATTACTGCTTGAGTTACGGTTTCACCGATGTATTTGCTAGCGTCTTCTACTAGCTTGCGAAGAACTTGGGCGGAAATTTCTTCTGGCGCGAACTGCTTACCAGCTACAGGACAATCTAATTTAACATTACCGCTGCTATCGCGCAGCACTTTGTAAGAAACTTCTGTAGCTTCATGAGTAACTTCATCAAAGCGGCGTCCAATGAAGCGTTTTACCGAATAAAAGGTATTTTCGGGGTTCATGACCGCTTGCCGCTTGGCGATTTGGCCCACCAAGCGATCGCCATTCTTGGCAAATGCCACAACTGACGGTGTTGTCCGAAAACCTTCTGCGTTGGCAATAACCGTGGGTTTACCACCTTCCATTACTGCGACGCAGGAGTTTGTCGTACCTAAGTCAATTCCAACTACTTTTGCCATTGTAGGTGCTGGCTCCGTATAACTACAAATGAATGAATGGGAGTATAAAGGGCTAATTTTTGGACTAACTGATTTAATAAAGCAGCTAGTCCAGCATTAATACCTTTGGTTTTACTAGGGTAAAAACCCAAGATTATGCTGATGATATATATACTGAGCCTGTGTAACCAGTCGATGAAGGGTGGTTTTCCGAACCTGATTAAGGACGGTTATGCTTCATGTTTCTAGTTGGCTCATATATTTATTTGCCTTCACTTCGTCTAATGTATGAGAATTAATACTTCTAGAGATTCGGGTGAACCGTAATCTAATGGTGGTGTTTGCCGTCTTTTAGCAAACTGTAGAGGACGTAGAGAAATAAAGAAGGGGAATGCTAAGCCCACGCAGTTGCTTGTGCTTGGTTCATTAACTAAACAACACGTTCCCATATTGATCTCTGTGGCAAACTCGCCAAGCCTCTTGCCAAGCTTGCCAAGCAAGAGGATGTGGACATATTTCCGGGTAACTTGCCATTAATGTAAACGCGCTCAAAAGTGGCTTTTGCATAAAAACCTACGTGAAATTGTGTTATTCTTTGTAAATCTATTTATAAATTTATTTTTTCAAAAGATTATTAAACTACTAAAAATAAGGAATATAAAAAATGACTGTTGAAATGATAGAAAAAGGCGCTATCAGTGGCAGACCCTTTGATCCCTCAAAAGCAGGTGGCAAAATACTTAAGCTTTCTTATACCAAGGTAAAGATAACTAAAAAGGGTATTGATATTGTAAAAGCTCATGTCAGTAGATTCAATCCTATTGGTGATGAAGAGATGAGAATGGTAGAGCGATTAAGAAAAATAGCAGCAGGTGAACTCATTGCCGAACCAGTTGACCTGCGTTTTTATAGCCATGAACTCCGTGAGTATCTGAGGTATAAAAAACTTGACTTCCAAACTGGACAACCAAATGATCCTGATGAAGCTTATGAACTTTGGAATAATGCCCACACAGCAACACTAGAAGATTATGGTCTCAAAGAAGGACCTGGCATTTTATTTAAAGCTAACTTATAAGCAGGTAGTATTATAGAAATCAATGTAAGTGGGCAAAAAAATTGTATAGCCAGGTATAAAGCTTTTGTCCACTTAAGGAAAAGTAAAGTTTTTTAAATTGATAAAATCCTCTTAATTCAAAGGAGGAATAACCATGAAAGACTCAATCAAATTAACTCAACTGGAATTAGTGCTTCTTGAATTAGTAGCTAAAGGCGAGGGAAATTGGAGTTGGTATGAAATAGCGAGTTCACTTTCTCATATAGACGTGCCTAGAGAACCTGACATGATGGTGGTGTTGAAAAATTTGGCTGCTGAGGGTTTACTCAAACGATATGTGGAACCAGGTTCACCCCGCGATCGCTGGGAATTGACATCAGCAGGTAATAAAATCCTGATGGAAATTTCTTGAATGGTATGGCAAATCCTACCTCAAGCCTCAATTCTGAAGTGTATGGTTACGCTATCTCCTAGTTTGCAAGCCAGACTTACTACACCTCTTTTGATAGGAAACGTTGCTGTCAAAAGTCGTGTATTGCAATCACCTCTATCCGGAGTGACAGATTTGGTATTTCGTCGCTTGGTGCGTCGTTATGCGCCTGAGTCAATGATGTACACGGAAATGGTGAGTGCGACAGAGTTGCACCATGTCAAGCAAATGCCGAAAATCATGGAAGTAGACCCGAACGAACGACCAATTAGCATTCAGTTATTTGATTGTCGTCCTGATTTTATGGCAGAAGCAGCACGGAAGGCAGTAGAAGAAGGTGCTGATACTATTGATATTAATATGGGTTGCCCTGTCAACAAAATCACCAAAAAAGGTGGTGGTTCTTCTTTACTGCGGCAACCGAAAGTAGCTGAGGCAATTGTACAGGAAGTAGTAAAAGCCGTACATGTTCCAGTAACAGTTAAAACCCGTATAGGTTGGAATGATGAAGAAATAGTGATTCTCGATTTCGCCAAACGGATGCAGGATGCGGGAGCGCAAATGATTACAGTACACGGACGTACCCGCGCTCAAGGTTACAATGGTAACGCTCGTTGGGAATGGATAGGGCGGGTGAAAGAAGTGCTTTCTATCCCGGTGATTGCTAATGGCGATATTTTTTCTGTGGAAGCGGCGGTGCAGTGTTTGCAGCAAACGGGTGCTGATGGGGTGATGTGTTCCCGTGGAACTCTGGGTTATCCATTTTTGGTAGGTGAAATTGATTATTTTTTGAAAACAGGGGAAAATTTAGCGCCACCTACTCCGATTCAGCGCTTGGAATGTGCAAAAGAACACTTACAAGCACTTTGGGAATATAAAGGCGATCGCGGTATTCGTCAAGCTCGCAAGCACATGACTTGGTATGCGAAAGGCTTTGTTGGTGCTGGCCAGTTGCGTGCAGAGTTAAGTTTAATTGAATCTGTGCAGCAAGGCGTTGATTTAATCGATCGAGCGATCGCACAGTTGGTAAATGGATATGAAATTATCGAAGAAAATCAGTTAGCGATCGCACAGTAAGTGATTGGATTAGGTGATTGAGTTCAACTTAACATCGAAAGCGATTTCTGGTAAGGCACTTTGCAAGATTGTAGAACAGCAGGTTGGGAGCTAAAGTGAATTACTGGAAGTCATCACATTTATGCTAAAGAAGGTGTTGAAGAACTTACTTGATTTATGAACACAAAGATTACCCACCTACCACTTGAAGTAATTCGCAACGATGAAGCAAAGGCACTTGATCCAAAGGATGCCATTGCTGTGCATGAACTTCTAAATCGAGTATTTCTTGCAGAGGATAGTCGAGACGCTGATGCTCTGCGTCAATGCGTGACTGCGGATCTATCGCATCATCATTCGCTTTACGGAGCATTACATGGTCGTGAAGCCTTTGTCAATTGGGTATTGTCCAATCCGCAGTTTTTCGACGGACTTCGCCATCAGGCACTGAACGTGGTTACATCTTCAGAAGGCTCTGACAAAGGACGAGCCGTAAGCTATGTTCTTGTTTTTCAGCTTTTTTCCGCAGATGAAGCTCTAACTTCATTCTTGCCCAGACTCATTGCTCACGGTATAGTGCGAGACAGAATTGTGAAAGAAGATGGTAACTGGCGAATTGCTGAACGAATTTATGATCAGTTTTCTGTACTCGGAAGCCTGATCGCAGATAGTACTCTAAGGTCGAAAGCGAGTGAGCATCTTTCTCTGTAAAAAGGTATAACAACGCATTAAAATCGACAGACGAAAAATCCTGGTGTAGATGCAAAGGTTATCTGCCACTGATAGATCTAGACGTTAAGCTTAGTAGAAACAGCCGATCAAGGTTTAGCCTTGACAACCTTAAGTGTTTTTAGGTTAGCATCCGCACAACCGCTGATAAATCCGCCCATTGCTTGAATTTGTTGCAGATATTCCAATGCAGGTTTAGTAATAACTTCTCCTGGCATTAATACGGGAATTCCTGGGGGATAAGGACAAACAATTTCGGCACAAATGCGTCCCGCAGTTTCTTGGGTGGGTAATGTTTCTGTTGTGGCAAAAAAAGCTTCACGGGGCGAGATACGCATGGAATCCCCCATCTTAAAAAGATCATTACATAAAACCTCACCCCCAAACCCCCTCTCCTTCAAAGGAGAGGGGGCTAGTTTGGTAAAAGCTTGTACCAGCTGCTCAATATCATCCTGGGTGTTGCCCAAGCTGATGATAAAGGTGAGATGTTGCAGCGATGCAAATTCCGCTGTTACACCAAATTGTTGGTCGAGAATTTCTTCTGCGGCAAAGCCAGTCAAACCTAAACCAGAGACATTGACGCTTAAGCGTGTTTTGTCTAAAACGATAAAACCTGGAGATCCCCCCAACCCACGCCAGTCGCTACAACGGAACGGCAGGTGCTTCAAGTCGGCGAAGCGCAAGGGCGCACTGCCTCGGGAACCTCCGCAACGCGCTGGCTCCCCTTGAAAAGGGGGGCAAGAAAAACCTATTTCTCCACTGATAACCCAATCCCCAATCCCTAATCCCCAATCCCCAGTCCCCTTTTTAAGGGGGGACAAAGGGGGGATCTGCAAAACCGATAATCCCGGGATTTGTGCAATCCGCCTTCTTGCCTCATCCGCAAGTTGCAGCGTGCAGGATATCAATTCTTTGCCATGCAGCGCCATTTGTTGACGTGCTGCATCTAGGGAAGCTAAGAGTAAATAACTGGGACTGGTAGATTGTACTAGCTGCAACGCTTTACTGAGGCGATCGCGATCTATTCTGTCACCTTGAATATGCAGCATCGACGCTTGAGTCATAGCACCCAGCGTTTTATGAATGGATTGTACGGTTAAATCTGCGCCTGCTTGCAAGGCTGGGGTGGGTAATTGGGGATGAAAGGCAAAGTGGGCACCGTGGGCTTCGTCTACGAGTAAAGGGATATTATATTGGTGGGTAATTTGAGCGATCGCGTTTACATCTCCACAAACACCGTAGTAGGTAGGATAAACCATCATCACTGCTTTAGCGTCGGAATGCTGTTCTAGTGCTGCTTTGACGGCGGTGGGGGTGATGCTGTGGGCAATATCTAAAACTGGGTCGTATTCTGGATTGACAAAAACTGGCATAGCACCAGAGAGAATTAATCCTGCGATCGCTGAGGAATGAACATTACGCGGCAGAATGATTTTATCGCCAGTGCCGCAGGTGGCGAGAATAGCCGCCTCGATTCCACAAGTAGAACCATTGACAAGAAACCAAGTATGTGATGCACCGAAGGCTTCCGCTGCTAGCTGTTGTGCTTGTTGGATAACACCGCTAGGTGCAAAGAGATTATCCAACTCTGTTAATTCTGGTAAATCGGCACGAAATACGGCTTTGCCGAAAACATCAACTAACTTCGGGGAAATTCCCACACCCCGTTTATGTCCTGGAGTGTAAAAAGGTGCATGGGGACGTTCTGCACAGACTTTTAAGGTGTCTAGTAAAGGTGTTTGATTTTGATTGAGCATTTTACGACCATAGATGGACACAGATAAACCTTGCCCTTGAGCGATAGCGTAGACACCCGCAAGGGTGGCTTCCCGCTGGGTAGGGACAGATAAATTATCTAGATGTAACTAATTGGGAAGATGTCGGCACAGTAGCTTGTCATCTAGGTTGGAAAAGTCGAATAATTTAAAAAGACTTACCATGATTTATCCCAATCCCGATCCTCTACCTAACGAACCACAAATTCCCGACCCAGAACCGAATCCTTTACCACGTCCTGAACCAACACCAGGCCCAACAATTCCCCAACCAATACCACAACCTGTACCAGAACCCGTACCAAGACCAATACCACAACCTGTACCTGGGCCAGTTCCTCAAACAGTTCCCGGCCCGATTCCCCAGACAGTTCCCGAGCCAATTCCCCAAACAATCCCCGAACCTGTTTAAAATTAATTTCGTCTAGTTGAACTCAAAACCCAAAATCTAAAATGCTGAGAGCCGGGATTGTCGGACTTCCCAACGTTGGAAAATCTACGTTATTCAACGCTTTGGTTGCTAATGCTAAGGCAGAAGCTGCTAACTTTCCTTTTTGTACGATTGAACCGAATGTCGGCGTTGTTGCAGTGCCAGACGAGCGGTTAAATGTTTTAGGTAAGATTTCCAATTCGGCACAAATTATCCCGGCCCGTGTTGAATTCGTGGATATTGCCGGTTTGGTTAAAGGTGCAAGTCAGGGTGAAGGACTAGGGAACCAATTTTTGTCCCATATCCGAGAAGTAGATGCCATTGTTCATGTGGTGCGTTGTTTTGAAAATGATGACATTATCCACGTTGCTGGTTCGGTCGATCCAGCGCGTGACATTGAAACCATTAATTTAGAGCTTGGTTTAGCTGACTTGGCACAAATCGAGCGCCGTATTGAACGCACCCGCAAACAAGCTCGTGCTAGCAAAGAAGCGCAGTTTGAATTAACAGTACTGGAAAAATTAGCTGCGGCATTAAATGAAGGAAAATCGGTGCGGCAACTTAGTTTAACAGAAGAAGAAGCAGCAGTAATTAAACCATTAGGATTGCTGACTGAGAAACCAATAATTTATGCTGCCAATGTGTCTGAAGATGAATTGGCAACTGGTAATGAATACGTAGAAAGAGTGCGGCAGATTGCAGCAACTGAAAATGCTCAAGTTGTTGTAGTTTCAGCACAAGTGGAAGCAGAATTAATTGAATTAGCAGAAGAAGAAAGAGCAGATTTTCTGGCATCTTTAGGTGTAGAAGAAGGTGGTTTGAAATCATTAATTCGTGCCACTTATACACTTTTAGGATTGCGTACTTATTTCACGTCTGGTGAGAAAGAAACTCGCGCCTGGACAATTAAAGCGGGAATGGTAGCACCGCAAGCAGCAGGTGTGATTCATAGCGATTTTGAACGCGGATTTATTCGCGCTGAAACAGTTGCTTACGATGATTTAGTGGCAGCTGGTTCTATGAATTCTGCCAAGGAAAAAGGCTTAGTTCGCAGTGAAGGAAAAGATTACGTCGTTAAGGAAGGCGATGTGATGCTATTCCGGTTCAATGTGTAAAGTTAGTAGTTAGTAGTTAGTGGTTGTAGAGACGTGCCATGGCACGTCTGTACATTGGTTAGTAGTTAGTAGTTAGTGGTTAATAAATAATTTAGTATGACTTTAACTAACAGCTAACTCTTCTCTACTATCTATCTCAACTTGTATAATTTTCAGCAAATTACGTTACTCCGTTAAAAAATAAAAATTAAAATGATTGATATTCCTGTAATTGATTTTTCTCTTTTTACTAATGGTGATGCAATAGCTAAACAAACGGTAGTCGAACAAATCTACCAAGCTTGCCATGAAATTGGCTTTATGTACTTGCAAAATCATGGTATGTCTCAAAATCTGATTGAGCAGGTATTTACACAAAGCAAAAACTTCTTCAATTTACCCTTGGAAGTGAAGCAACAGTTCGCTTGGAGTGATGAATATAGCAATCAGGGGTACGTTGGCATTGAGAGAGAACGCCTTAATCCTAACAAACCAGGTGATCTAAAAGAGGCTTTTAATGTAAGCAAACAAGACACAAAGACATTCTCCGCATCTCCGCGTCTCCCCGTCACCGCGTCGTTTCCTCCTTCCCCTGCGAAAAACCCTTCCATTCTCGCCTTTTACCAAGCTTGTACAGAAGTTGCAGATAGAATTTTGCAAGCGTTTGCTTTGGCTTTGCAATTGCCAGAAGATTTTTTTACTACAAGACACAATCAGCGACTTCACACCTTGCGATTACTGCATTATCCCTCAGTGCAGCAACCACCCCAACCCGGACAGGTGCGTGCTGGTGAGCATTCCGACTATGGCAGTATTACTTTACTGTTTCAAGATGAAGTAGGGGGTTTGGAAGTACAAACAACTTCCGGAAAGTGGATTGCAGCACCTGTAATACCTAGTACTTTAGTAGTCAACACTGGTGATTTGATGCAACGCTGGACAAACCATGTATTTTGCTCTACTAAGCATCGGGTAATAATTCCCAATAACGAGCAAGTGATGCAATCCCGCTATTCTGTGGCCTTTTTCTGTCATCCCAATGACGATACGGAAATTGCTTGTCTTGGCAGTTGTCAAGGAGAGCACCCCCCCATTTATCCACCTATCTTAGCAGGAGAATATCTTCTCAATCGTTTACAAGCAACTTACTGATTGTGCATCTTCTTAAATGCTAAAGAAAATCTTATTTATTTCAGATGTATTTTCTGACTTTAAATAATATTTAATAATTCCTCAATTCAATTATATTGAAAGTTATTTATTCATTTACAAATAAATCACCAGTCACTCGATTTTGGATGCGTGGATTTGTGATGCATGGATTGACGAGGCACGGGTGGCTCTCATAGCGTCGCCACATAGAGTGCCGTCCCACGATTGAAATCGGGGGCTTTGAGTAATGATTGCACTCTCGTTTTTGTTTTCCATAAATGAATAATGGTGGTTTAAACCTTTTATTTTAGATTTCAGATTTTGACTTTAATCCAAAATCCAAAATCTAAAATATAAAATTGTCTCGGTCAGAGTTTACTCTAGGAAATTGTACATGAGATCCAAGAAACGCGATTTCTAATGCCTTTGGATTTTCACAACTAAAAAGGGTTGATTCTACTATGAAAAATTGAATAACAGGTAAGAATCAAGTCAATAACATCATTTAAACAGACAATAACTCTACTATTTGGCATCAAGGTTGCCACTCATAAATTTCATTCATAATAATAATGATAAAAAGCTATATTCATTGGTCAGCCCAACTTCTGACTTGTTTTCAAAATAGACACTCAGGGCATTTGCCCACGATCAACACATAAAAATCTCAGCTTTTGTACGTAGCTTTTTACTGGTTGATTTTCAATATAACCTCACAAAGAAAACAATAAATAAAATATAAAATCTGTATATCATGATACAATTGTCTAAATTTAGAATTTAATTATATTTAGTCTCTAAATATATTTTTTGCTAAATTCAATCCATTTCAATGATATTGTACTAAATACAGATTTACAGTTTTTAAAGAACCAAAACTGTTTTCAGATTCAGGTAGTGAGTTTTGTAAAAAATGGTGTCCTGGCGTTGTTTTGTAGCTTCTGGCTTTATAACTGTGTTCATATTAGGCTGTGGTGATTGGGCAAACTCAGCAGGCAAACATAGCAGTCAAATCGTGCAAGAAACCAATGTAGCTCAGTTGCTTTCAGAAGCACAGATAGCACAAAAGGCAGAAGATTTTTTTAATCAAGGTTATCATTTGTTAAATTCCCATCGCTATGAAGATGCTATAGCGGCTTTTGACAAAGCTACTGCCATTAAACCCCAGCTTGCGGAAGCATGGATTAACCGAGGTAATGCATTAACAGCTTTGCAACGCTATCAAGAAGCCTTAGCATCATATGACCACGCGATCGCCCTTGAGCCTGACAGAGATGAAGCGTGGTATAACCGAGGCAATACCCTAAGTACGCTGCAACGGTACAAGCAAGCGCTAACATCATACGACAAAGCGATCGCCATCAAACCTACCAAGTATGAAGCTTGGATTAACCGAGGAATTGCACTCACAAAATTGCAACGGTACAAACAAGC
It encodes:
- a CDS encoding tetratricopeptide repeat protein, producing MVSWRCFVASGFITVFILGCGDWANSAGKHSSQIVQETNVAQLLSEAQIAQKAEDFFNQGYHLLNSHRYEDAIAAFDKATAIKPQLAEAWINRGNALTALQRYQEALASYDHAIALEPDRDEAWYNRGNTLSTLQRYKQALTSYDKAIAIKPTKYEAWINRGIALTKLQRYKQALASYDKAIAIKPDKDLAYYNKACTYALMNNVELAVENLRKAKKLVPGKYEKLAKTDTDFNKVRDDVRFQELLQ